Proteins encoded by one window of Salmonirosea aquatica:
- the nspC gene encoding carboxynorspermidine decarboxylase: MKPSIDYTKVPSPCYVLDEKLLRANLELIDRVQKEAGCTIILALKAFSMYSVFPIVGEYLSGATASSLNEIKLINDFLGVKAHTYIPAYLDREFDEVLQRSSHITFNTLSQFNRFKDRVGDYNAQNPEQKISMGIRVNPQYSEVEANMYNPCVPGSRLGETWDKFGGTLPEGVEGIHFHTLCENGSDTLERTLAALEAKFGDLLHQAKWLNMGGGHLMTREGYDIARLVRLVRGIREKYDLEVILEPGSAIAWRTGTLVSTVLDIMDSQGIQVAVLDVSFAAHMPDTLEMPYKPYIVGAHHEPVAGKPTYRLGGMTCLAGDFMGDYSFDKPLAVGDQLIFEDMIHYTMVKTTTFNGVNLPSIGIWQADESFRLVRSYGYESFKDHLS; encoded by the coding sequence ATGAAGCCGTCCATCGATTATACCAAAGTACCTTCCCCTTGTTACGTACTGGACGAAAAACTGCTCCGCGCCAATCTGGAACTTATCGACCGCGTGCAGAAGGAGGCAGGCTGTACCATCATTCTGGCGTTGAAGGCCTTTTCCATGTATAGTGTTTTTCCGATCGTGGGGGAGTACCTGAGTGGGGCCACAGCGAGTTCGCTGAACGAAATAAAACTGATCAACGATTTTCTGGGCGTCAAAGCGCACACCTACATTCCGGCCTATTTGGACCGGGAGTTCGACGAGGTGCTGCAACGCAGCAGCCATATTACATTCAACACACTCAGTCAGTTCAATCGGTTTAAGGATCGGGTAGGGGACTACAATGCCCAAAATCCCGAACAGAAAATTTCTATGGGGATTCGGGTCAATCCGCAATATTCGGAAGTGGAAGCCAATATGTACAATCCTTGTGTACCTGGTTCCCGGCTGGGCGAAACCTGGGATAAATTTGGGGGTACCTTGCCCGAAGGGGTGGAGGGAATTCATTTTCATACCCTCTGTGAAAATGGTTCAGACACGCTGGAACGTACGTTGGCCGCGCTGGAAGCCAAATTTGGCGATCTGCTTCACCAAGCCAAATGGCTCAACATGGGCGGCGGCCACCTGATGACCCGCGAGGGCTACGACATTGCCCGGCTAGTGCGGTTGGTGAGAGGAATTCGGGAAAAATACGATCTCGAGGTGATTCTGGAACCGGGCTCGGCCATTGCCTGGCGGACAGGTACCCTGGTGTCTACGGTACTGGATATCATGGATAGTCAGGGCATTCAGGTGGCGGTGCTGGACGTTTCCTTCGCCGCCCACATGCCCGACACGCTCGAAATGCCCTACAAACCCTACATCGTAGGGGCTCACCACGAACCTGTGGCTGGTAAGCCAACCTACCGCCTAGGGGGCATGACTTGCCTGGCGGGCGACTTCATGGGTGATTATTCGTTTGATAAACCCCTGGCGGTAGGTGATCAACTGATTTTTGAAGATATGATTCACTACACGATGGTGAAGACGACGACCTTCAATGGCGTGAATCTGCCTTCCATCGGGATCTGGCAAGCCGACGAAAGTTTTCGCCTGGTGCGAAGCTATGGGTACGAGAGCTTTAAGGATCATTTGTCATAA
- a CDS encoding CTP synthase, translating to MASNGQKTAKYIFVTGGVTSSLGKGIIASSLAKLLQSRGLSVTIQKFDPYINVDPGTLNPYEHGECYVTDDGAETDLDLGHYERFLNVRTSQANNVTTGRIYYNVIMRERRGDFLGRTVQVVPHITDEIKKNMMLLGETGEYDVVITEIGGCVGDIESLPFIEAVRQIKFELGENDTLIIHLTLIPYLSSAGELKTKPTQHSVRMLQEAGIQPDILVCRTEHPLPTDLRKKIALFCNVQVNSVIEAMDAETIYDVPLLMRKERLDQRALYMLDIYNDQDAELDSWKDFISKLKNPTDSIRIGLVGKYVELHDAYKSIAESFIHAGAVNECKVHIEWIHSESLTPENAIEKLSDLDGVLVAPGFGERGIEGKIEAIRYVRENGIPFFGICLGMQMAVIEFARNVLGLEGAHSYEMDKEAKHAVINLMDDQKDVTNKGGTMRLGAYTCKIKKDSMAHRIYGKTSITERHRHRYEFNNAYLKAFEEGGMKATGINPENNLVEMMELPNHPFFIGVQFHPELKSTVMSPHPLFVNFVESALAYSLQKRAVMQ from the coding sequence ATGGCTTCTAACGGGCAAAAGACCGCTAAGTACATTTTCGTTACGGGCGGCGTCACTTCATCACTAGGCAAGGGTATCATTGCCTCCTCACTGGCCAAATTACTGCAATCCAGAGGGCTTTCAGTCACCATTCAGAAATTCGATCCCTACATCAATGTAGATCCGGGTACACTCAATCCCTACGAACACGGGGAGTGCTACGTCACGGACGATGGGGCCGAGACCGATCTCGACCTGGGGCACTACGAGCGTTTTCTGAATGTCCGTACTTCCCAGGCCAACAATGTCACCACGGGCCGTATCTACTACAACGTCATCATGCGCGAGCGGCGCGGTGATTTTCTGGGCCGCACCGTGCAGGTGGTACCCCATATCACCGACGAGATCAAGAAAAACATGATGCTGCTCGGGGAAACCGGGGAGTATGATGTAGTCATTACCGAAATCGGCGGCTGTGTGGGCGACATCGAGTCGCTGCCTTTCATCGAGGCCGTACGGCAGATCAAGTTTGAATTGGGTGAAAACGATACCCTGATTATTCACCTTACGCTGATTCCTTACCTGTCGTCGGCGGGTGAGCTCAAAACCAAACCTACCCAGCACTCGGTGCGCATGTTGCAGGAAGCGGGTATTCAGCCCGATATTCTGGTGTGCCGCACCGAACATCCACTACCGACCGACCTGCGCAAGAAAATCGCGCTTTTCTGTAACGTCCAGGTTAATTCCGTAATCGAAGCCATGGATGCCGAAACCATCTATGATGTACCCCTGCTCATGCGTAAAGAGCGCCTGGACCAGCGGGCGTTGTATATGCTCGATATTTACAATGATCAGGACGCTGAGCTGGATTCGTGGAAGGATTTCATTTCCAAGCTTAAAAATCCAACCGATTCAATCCGGATTGGACTGGTAGGTAAGTACGTCGAATTGCACGATGCCTATAAATCCATCGCCGAATCATTTATTCATGCGGGTGCCGTCAATGAGTGTAAGGTCCATATCGAATGGATTCATTCCGAGTCGCTTACGCCGGAAAATGCCATTGAAAAACTTTCCGACCTGGATGGAGTACTGGTAGCGCCGGGCTTTGGGGAGCGGGGAATCGAGGGTAAAATTGAGGCGATTCGCTACGTACGTGAAAACGGTATTCCCTTCTTTGGGATTTGTCTGGGTATGCAGATGGCCGTGATCGAATTTGCCCGTAATGTGCTGGGGCTTGAAGGAGCGCATTCCTATGAAATGGATAAAGAGGCCAAGCATGCTGTGATCAACCTGATGGATGACCAGAAGGATGTGACCAATAAAGGGGGTACCATGCGTCTGGGAGCCTATACGTGCAAGATTAAGAAAGATTCGATGGCCCACCGGATCTACGGAAAAACCAGCATTACTGAGCGGCACCGCCACCGGTACGAGTTCAACAACGCCTACCTCAAGGCTTTTGAAGAGGGGGGTATGAAAGCCACGGGCATCAATCCCGAAAACAACCTGGTGGAGATGATGGAGTTGCCGAATCATCCGTTTTTTATCGGAGTTCAGTTCCATCCCGAATTAAAAAGTACCGTAATGAGCCCTCACCCCCTGTTTGTGAATTTTGTGGAATCCGCTTTGGCTTACTCTTTGCAGAAACGCGCTGTGATGCAGTAG
- a CDS encoding 3'-5' exonuclease, which produces MPFLVLDIEMTGPEPGWNEIIQLGAELFDDQWNALGTYLQNVYPENEEAFTAKSEEVHGLSLDDLEDAPMIYDVIPEFEKWIKSKTNGGPLSKVIICGQSVIYDINFLRFAYRNEKMHWPYNNKMLDLHTVSYLYFMILEKNGISVPRSLSLGAVSGFFGFEREEDTHNALEDAQLTARCFKAIFTKLKDVKMA; this is translated from the coding sequence ATGCCTTTCCTTGTCCTCGATATTGAAATGACGGGCCCCGAGCCCGGCTGGAATGAAATCATCCAATTGGGCGCCGAACTCTTTGACGATCAATGGAACGCCCTGGGTACCTACCTGCAGAATGTGTATCCCGAAAATGAGGAAGCCTTTACGGCCAAATCGGAAGAAGTGCATGGTCTTTCGCTGGACGATCTGGAAGACGCTCCAATGATTTACGATGTGATTCCCGAATTTGAAAAATGGATCAAGTCCAAAACCAACGGCGGGCCGCTTTCCAAAGTAATCATCTGCGGTCAGAGCGTGATATATGACATCAATTTCTTACGCTTTGCCTACCGGAACGAGAAAATGCACTGGCCCTATAACAACAAAATGCTGGATCTGCACACGGTTTCCTACCTGTATTTTATGATATTGGAAAAGAACGGCATCTCGGTACCCCGGTCCCTGAGCCTAGGGGCGGTATCGGGCTTTTTTGGATTTGAGCGTGAAGAGGATACCCACAATGCCCTGGAAGACGCTCAGTTGACCGCCCGGTGTTTCAAGGCAATTTTCACCAAGCTCAAGGACGTAAAAATGGCTTAA
- a CDS encoding class I SAM-dependent methyltransferase: MKTIISFVLRHFPRPFLQRIGHWSARFLGIFHPGNAVECPVCDHQYGKFLPYGRKGRDNALCPNCLALERHRLMYLYLKRKTNFFTAPLKVLHVAPEYCFIDRFERMNNLDYITADIESPLAKVKMDIHAIPFPDNTFDVAFCNHVMEHVDDYVKATSELHRVLKPGGWAIIQSPQDLARATTYEDDSITDPQEREKHFWQNDHLRLFGRDYAQELAKGGFKVKEDRFVMDELTQEEVKRYALPAGELIYYCVK; the protein is encoded by the coding sequence ATGAAAACCATCATAAGCTTTGTACTGAGGCATTTTCCGCGTCCTTTCCTGCAACGGATCGGTCATTGGTCGGCTCGGTTTCTGGGCATTTTTCATCCGGGCAATGCAGTGGAATGCCCGGTCTGCGACCATCAGTACGGCAAATTCTTGCCCTACGGCCGCAAAGGTCGCGACAACGCCCTGTGTCCCAACTGCCTGGCGCTGGAACGTCATCGCCTGATGTACCTCTACCTCAAACGGAAAACCAACTTCTTCACCGCTCCGCTCAAAGTACTGCACGTAGCGCCCGAATACTGCTTCATTGACCGCTTCGAGCGTATGAATAATCTGGACTACATCACGGCCGACATCGAATCGCCGCTCGCCAAGGTAAAAATGGACATTCATGCCATCCCTTTTCCGGACAACACCTTCGACGTAGCTTTTTGCAACCACGTCATGGAGCACGTGGACGATTATGTAAAGGCTACCAGCGAACTGCATCGGGTGCTCAAGCCGGGCGGCTGGGCCATCATTCAGTCCCCGCAGGATTTGGCTCGCGCCACCACGTACGAAGACGACAGTATCACTGATCCGCAGGAACGGGAGAAGCATTTTTGGCAGAACGACCATTTACGGCTGTTTGGGCGGGATTACGCACAAGAACTAGCCAAAGGCGGATTCAAGGTCAAAGAAGATCGCTTTGTGATGGACGAACTCACCCAGGAAGAGGTAAAACGGTACGCATTACCCGCCGGCGAATTGATCTATTACTGCGTCAAATAG
- the yidC gene encoding membrane protein insertase YidC encodes MERNQVIGLVLILLMLIGYQVLVPREEPTPVTQEQVTQATPAPAVSDTLYGPAAATAPDTARLKETYGDFATAAQGQAQDLTIETNDVRVVFSNKGGVMKEVMLKKYKTYDQKPLYLISDKHSRFQLQLPTQRGNMDLANLYFTTTATNRTLAENDSALVTYRLALSDNQFVEQTYLVRGSGYVIDYGIKNQGVGQADKPMLFNWQNDMLQFENDMQENRKVVTINYYTDELESLSPTPDSNVEADAESPVQWFTMKHKYFLAGLIAKNAPLQDVKLEAKVNPADSTIVKTLDVKATLASAAAQDGTARFQYYLGPNDYQILKNLPIENFDENVYLGYAFLKPINKYFLVPLFTLLENVFSNYGILIICLVLIVKTLLTPLTYKSYVSMAKMRVLAPELAELKEKNGDDMAKQQQDQMKLYQQVGVSPLSGCVPVLATMPILFSLFFLFPNLIELRQESFLWAKDLSTYDSFIKLPFTLPFYGSHVSLFTLMMTASSIAYAYYNNQMTPTQPGPVNMKFLSYVMPLMFMFVLNNFPAGLTFYYFVSNVVTIGQQLIIRRFVDEDKIKRILDENRAKNANGQKKQSKFQQYLEKTLQAGEEAKKKQAELERKQGKRKSKN; translated from the coding sequence ATGGAAAGAAATCAAGTTATTGGCCTGGTGCTCATTCTGCTCATGCTGATCGGGTACCAGGTGTTGGTGCCGCGGGAAGAACCTACCCCTGTCACGCAGGAACAAGTTACCCAGGCTACCCCGGCCCCTGCCGTGTCCGATACCCTCTATGGACCTGCGGCGGCCACCGCGCCGGATACCGCCCGACTCAAAGAAACCTATGGTGATTTTGCGACAGCAGCCCAGGGGCAGGCGCAGGATCTGACGATCGAAACCAACGATGTTCGGGTAGTATTCTCGAATAAAGGAGGAGTGATGAAGGAGGTGATGTTGAAAAAATACAAAACCTATGATCAGAAGCCACTCTATCTAATATCGGATAAGCACAGCCGCTTTCAGCTCCAACTGCCCACCCAGCGGGGAAATATGGATCTGGCCAATCTCTATTTCACTACCACGGCCACCAACCGTACCCTGGCGGAAAATGATTCGGCCCTGGTCACGTATCGTTTGGCTTTATCTGATAATCAGTTTGTTGAGCAAACGTATCTGGTACGGGGATCAGGTTATGTGATCGATTATGGAATCAAGAACCAGGGGGTAGGACAAGCAGATAAGCCGATGTTGTTCAACTGGCAAAACGACATGCTCCAGTTCGAGAACGACATGCAGGAAAACCGCAAGGTCGTTACCATCAACTATTATACCGACGAGTTGGAGAGCCTGTCGCCGACCCCCGACAGTAATGTGGAAGCCGATGCCGAAAGTCCGGTGCAGTGGTTTACCATGAAGCATAAGTACTTTCTGGCCGGCCTGATCGCCAAAAATGCACCTTTACAGGATGTCAAACTGGAAGCGAAGGTCAATCCTGCCGACAGCACGATCGTGAAAACCCTCGACGTGAAAGCTACCCTGGCTTCCGCGGCTGCACAGGATGGCACTGCCCGATTCCAGTATTATCTAGGCCCTAACGACTACCAGATACTGAAAAACTTACCCATCGAGAACTTTGACGAAAACGTGTACCTGGGTTATGCTTTTCTTAAACCCATCAACAAGTATTTTCTGGTACCCCTCTTTACTCTGCTGGAAAATGTTTTCTCCAACTACGGTATCCTCATCATTTGCCTGGTGCTGATCGTCAAAACCCTGCTGACTCCCCTCACCTACAAATCGTACGTGAGTATGGCCAAGATGCGGGTACTGGCCCCCGAACTGGCCGAACTAAAGGAAAAGAACGGGGATGACATGGCCAAACAACAGCAGGATCAGATGAAGCTCTATCAGCAGGTAGGCGTGAGTCCGCTCAGCGGTTGTGTGCCCGTGCTGGCTACCATGCCCATCCTGTTTTCACTGTTCTTCCTGTTTCCCAATCTGATCGAACTGCGTCAGGAGTCGTTTCTATGGGCCAAAGATCTTTCGACCTACGATTCTTTCATCAAGCTACCCTTTACATTGCCCTTTTATGGTAGTCATGTGAGTTTATTCACACTAATGATGACCGCCTCCAGCATTGCCTATGCCTACTATAACAATCAGATGACGCCGACCCAGCCGGGACCCGTGAACATGAAGTTCCTGAGCTACGTCATGCCTCTGATGTTCATGTTCGTGCTGAATAATTTTCCGGCGGGTCTTACCTTCTACTATTTTGTCTCGAACGTCGTTACCATTGGCCAGCAGTTGATCATCCGCCGGTTTGTAGATGAGGACAAGATCAAGCGGATTCTTGATGAGAACCGTGCCAAGAATGCCAACGGACAAAAGAAGCAGTCGAAGTTTCAACAGTACCTGGAAAAAACGCTGCAAGCCGGGGAGGAAGCCAAAAAGAAGCAGGCTGAGCTTGAGAGAAAACAGGGAAAACGTAAATCAAAAAATTGA
- a CDS encoding glycosyltransferase encodes MRTYSIVVPVFNRPEELDELLESLTRQQYRDFEVIVVEDGSTRTAWEIVDKYNTRLDIHYFFIENVGQGFARNYGFSKAKGDYLIVFDSDTIIPPHYLTTVDQRLSREFLDAYGGPDRADANFTTLQKAISYAMTSFFTTGGIRGKTKNAGGAFQPRSFNMGMSRRVFQETGGFAKRDMGEDIELGIRLRSHNYRMGLIPDAYVYHKRRGTFRDFWKQVHSFGRTRFLLDELHPGLGLIKPVHAFPAFFVVFCGFIPLWYFAFSPFFWISLAVLGLFVGTIFLDSLVKNKSLAVAFLSIGASFVQLFGYGTGFLREGARRIF; translated from the coding sequence TTGCGTACCTACTCCATTGTAGTACCCGTTTTTAATCGTCCCGAAGAACTGGACGAACTGCTGGAAAGCCTTACCCGGCAGCAGTACCGCGACTTCGAGGTCATTGTGGTGGAGGATGGCTCGACCAGGACGGCTTGGGAGATCGTAGACAAGTACAATACCCGACTCGACATTCACTATTTTTTTATCGAAAACGTCGGACAGGGTTTTGCCCGCAATTACGGTTTCAGCAAGGCCAAGGGCGACTACCTGATCGTGTTCGATTCGGATACCATCATCCCGCCCCACTACCTTACTACCGTCGACCAGCGCCTCAGCCGGGAATTTCTCGATGCGTATGGCGGCCCCGACCGGGCCGATGCTAATTTCACTACCCTTCAAAAAGCCATCAGCTACGCCATGACGTCATTTTTCACGACGGGGGGTATCCGGGGGAAAACCAAAAATGCGGGAGGAGCTTTTCAGCCCCGTAGCTTCAATATGGGGATGTCGCGGCGGGTATTCCAGGAAACAGGTGGTTTTGCCAAGCGTGACATGGGGGAAGATATTGAACTGGGCATCCGCTTGCGGAGCCATAATTACCGCATGGGCCTAATTCCCGACGCTTACGTATACCACAAACGGAGGGGTACCTTTCGTGATTTCTGGAAGCAGGTGCACTCCTTTGGCCGCACCCGTTTTTTACTTGACGAGCTGCATCCCGGGCTTGGTCTTATCAAGCCAGTTCACGCTTTTCCGGCGTTTTTTGTTGTATTTTGTGGATTTATTCCGCTATGGTACTTCGCATTTAGCCCTTTTTTCTGGATATCGCTGGCGGTATTGGGGCTTTTTGTCGGAACAATTTTCCTGGACTCCCTTGTTAAAAACAAGAGCCTGGCCGTCGCATTTTTAAGTATAGGGGCCTCTTTTGTGCAATTATTCGGCTATGGTACTGGGTTCCTGAGGGAAGGTGCCCGCCGTATTTTCTGA
- a CDS encoding ABC transporter substrate-binding protein: MTRFRNVLFACFALIAVEAQAQLFDQPERKFMEGMSFYRQGKFEAAMREFGDITSSNANDTYAPLAHFYYALSAHMMKRYNESNLMLRQLLTRYATWPQRDEAYYLLANNYFELGDFRRAFDFLNRIGDPSLGKDVQGIKQHFLAGQKDLQVLKSLNSEYPNDRVVALALVQLIQKSSSSKADLELSDRLTNQYGIEVAKPEPTAVDPTATKNPPYEKKWTKGYYNLAVLFPFRLDELKANKRYLPNQYAYDYYSGMQVARQQLKSEGILINIQAYDVGNEEDKILEMVNNVHFRQADLIFGPLYSQTFEMVADYANLNNIALLNPLATDSSILVNGKLVYLAHPSLQTQVRQAVRLAKTKNRLPLAAIYYGHNAKDSSMAFAYRSELIRAGGKVLEIKEIDGSASVLNEQMSNFEKEKPNHVVLFSTDSKAGPSLMNVLAGRQLNGILVIAVANSFDFNRVRPTGYGGNLYLIETDYVDIMKDSVKTFQKDYFDKTNTLPSVYSYQGYDQLLFFGRMIGKYNERMKDGIELRKYVDDYLLSGFDYTKSRENSVSAILEYNDTRWVPWPN, from the coding sequence ATGACTCGGTTTCGTAATGTACTTTTTGCCTGTTTTGCACTGATTGCGGTGGAGGCACAGGCCCAGCTTTTCGATCAGCCGGAACGCAAGTTTATGGAGGGCATGAGCTTTTACCGCCAGGGGAAATTCGAAGCGGCCATGCGGGAGTTCGGTGATATTACCTCCAGCAATGCCAATGATACCTACGCGCCGCTGGCTCATTTCTACTATGCCCTGTCGGCCCATATGATGAAGCGGTACAACGAAAGCAACCTGATGCTGCGCCAGTTGCTGACCCGCTATGCCACCTGGCCCCAGCGCGACGAAGCTTACTACCTGCTAGCCAATAATTATTTCGAACTGGGAGACTTCCGGCGCGCCTTCGACTTCCTCAACCGGATTGGAGATCCTTCGCTGGGTAAAGACGTTCAGGGAATCAAACAACATTTTCTTGCGGGACAGAAAGACCTGCAGGTGCTGAAATCATTGAATTCGGAATATCCCAACGACCGCGTGGTGGCGCTGGCACTGGTGCAATTGATCCAGAAATCCTCGTCTTCCAAAGCCGATCTGGAACTATCCGATCGGCTGACCAATCAGTACGGTATCGAAGTAGCCAAGCCGGAACCGACAGCCGTAGATCCTACTGCTACCAAAAATCCACCCTACGAAAAGAAATGGACGAAGGGGTACTATAACTTGGCGGTACTGTTTCCCTTTCGATTGGACGAATTGAAAGCCAACAAGCGGTATCTGCCCAATCAGTACGCCTACGACTATTATTCCGGCATGCAGGTGGCCCGTCAGCAGCTCAAATCCGAAGGTATCCTGATCAATATCCAGGCCTACGACGTGGGAAATGAAGAGGATAAGATCCTGGAAATGGTGAACAATGTACATTTCCGGCAGGCGGACCTTATTTTCGGCCCACTCTACTCACAGACTTTCGAGATGGTAGCCGACTACGCCAATCTTAACAACATTGCCCTGCTCAATCCCCTGGCTACGGATAGCAGTATACTGGTCAATGGCAAACTGGTGTACCTCGCGCACCCTTCTCTGCAAACCCAGGTCCGACAGGCCGTCCGGCTTGCCAAAACCAAAAACCGGTTACCCCTGGCGGCCATTTACTATGGCCACAACGCCAAGGATTCGTCCATGGCTTTCGCCTACCGCAGCGAATTGATTCGTGCGGGGGGAAAAGTACTGGAAATAAAGGAAATAGATGGTTCGGCTTCGGTGTTGAATGAGCAGATGTCGAATTTTGAAAAGGAGAAACCTAACCATGTGGTACTGTTTTCCACCGATTCAAAAGCAGGACCTTCGCTCATGAACGTACTGGCGGGTCGGCAGCTGAACGGAATTCTGGTCATCGCGGTAGCCAACAGTTTTGATTTCAATCGAGTGCGGCCCACCGGCTACGGCGGAAATCTGTACCTGATCGAAACGGACTACGTGGATATTATGAAAGATAGCGTCAAAACTTTCCAGAAAGACTATTTTGACAAAACCAACACCCTACCTTCTGTGTATTCGTACCAGGGGTATGATCAACTTCTGTTTTTTGGGCGCATGATCGGCAAGTACAACGAGCGCATGAAAGACGGAATTGAGCTCCGGAAATATGTGGACGATTACCTGCTTTCGGGCTTTGATTATACCAAGTCACGCGAAAATTCCGTTTCCGCCATTCTCGAATACAACGACACGCGCTGGGTACCCTGGCCCAATTGA
- the hemL gene encoding glutamate-1-semialdehyde 2,1-aminomutase: MNIPTSQALFEKANQFIPGGVNSPVRAFKAVGGTPLFIKSAKGPYIFDEDGNRYLELINSWGPMILGHGHELVEKAVSDAVQHSFSFGAPTRREVEMAERIVGMVPSVEKVRMVNSGTEATMSAIRVARGFTGRDKIIKFEGCYHGHADSFLIAAGSGAVTFGTPDSPGVPKGVAQDTLTAPYNNLEAVQLLVDANPGQIAAIIIEPVVGNMGCVLPETGFLEGLRSICDKEGIIYIFDEVMTGFRLSKGGAQERFGVLPDMTTLGKIIGGGMPVGAYGGKEEIMNYVSPAGPVYQAGTLSGNPIAMAAGLAMLDYLDTHQEIYLQLDQSGVKLAQGFRASMEKLGLNYTVNQIGSMYTLFFTDQVVRDFPSAKSSDLGLYGKYFHAMLNRGIYLGASQFESMFLSTALEDSHLEEIMRANEESLKEILAEHP, encoded by the coding sequence ATGAATATTCCCACCAGTCAGGCACTTTTCGAAAAAGCCAATCAGTTCATTCCAGGCGGCGTCAATTCGCCCGTTCGTGCCTTTAAGGCCGTAGGAGGTACCCCTCTTTTTATCAAGTCGGCCAAAGGACCTTATATTTTTGACGAAGACGGCAACCGGTACCTTGAGCTGATCAATTCCTGGGGTCCGATGATTTTGGGCCACGGGCACGAATTGGTGGAAAAAGCGGTTTCGGATGCCGTCCAGCATTCCTTTTCGTTTGGTGCTCCGACCCGGCGGGAGGTGGAAATGGCTGAGCGCATCGTCGGTATGGTACCTTCGGTCGAGAAAGTGCGTATGGTGAATTCAGGTACCGAAGCCACCATGTCAGCCATCCGGGTGGCCCGGGGCTTCACGGGGCGCGACAAAATCATAAAGTTTGAGGGGTGCTACCACGGTCATGCGGATAGCTTCCTGATTGCGGCAGGCAGCGGGGCGGTTACCTTTGGTACCCCCGACAGCCCCGGGGTACCCAAAGGGGTAGCTCAGGACACCCTGACCGCACCCTACAACAACCTGGAAGCGGTGCAGCTGTTGGTCGATGCCAATCCCGGCCAAATTGCTGCCATCATCATTGAGCCCGTCGTGGGCAACATGGGATGCGTCCTGCCCGAAACAGGCTTTTTGGAAGGATTACGGTCTATCTGTGACAAAGAAGGAATCATCTATATTTTTGATGAAGTGATGACCGGTTTCCGACTTTCGAAAGGCGGTGCCCAGGAGCGTTTCGGTGTACTACCCGACATGACAACCCTGGGTAAAATCATCGGGGGAGGTATGCCCGTGGGAGCGTATGGCGGAAAAGAAGAAATCATGAATTACGTCTCACCCGCTGGTCCCGTGTATCAGGCAGGTACCCTGTCGGGAAATCCCATTGCGATGGCAGCCGGCCTGGCGATGCTCGACTACCTGGACACGCATCAGGAAATATATCTGCAACTGGATCAATCGGGAGTGAAGCTGGCGCAGGGTTTTAGGGCGAGCATGGAGAAGTTAGGATTGAACTACACCGTCAACCAGATCGGCTCGATGTACACATTGTTCTTCACCGATCAGGTCGTACGTGATTTCCCTTCCGCCAAATCATCGGATCTGGGATTGTATGGCAAATACTTCCACGCCATGCTCAATCGGGGAATTTACCTGGGAGCTTCCCAATTCGAGAGTATGTTCCTGTCCACGGCCTTAGAGGATAGCCATCTGGAGGAAATCATGCGGGCAAATGAAGAATCCCTGAAAGAGATTCTGGCTGAACACCCGTGA